A genomic segment from Microcella flavibacter encodes:
- a CDS encoding ABC transporter ATP-binding protein — protein MTTPSTPLLQVRDLTIGFRTPGGIVEAVTGVDLDVAAGETVAIVGESGSGKSTTAMAVIGLLAGNGDVQRGSIRFDGTELVGLAESRMQKVRGASIGLVPQDPMSNLNPVSKVGTQVAETLRAHDMVGRDGLDAAVHAALAAAGLPDPAATAKQYPHELSGGMRQRALIAIGLACRPRLLIADEPTSALDVTVQRTILDQIERMTDEFGTSVLLITHDLGLAAERAARVVVMSKGRVVETGSAEQILSQPEHEYTRRLVAAAPSVAIARAAPARPLAAAAPVEGATGGAPEPAPAVEDNIVEIRELTKVYRRRGRRDDFVAVDGVSLSIPRGSTVAIVGESGSGKTTTARMLLRAIEPTSGSIRFDGEDVSAMDAAALRRFRENVQPVFQDPYSSLNPSFTVQRIIEEPLAVYDRGSGRERRARVHELLEQVSLPTSTAARYPSQLSGGQRQRVAIARALALKPRLIVCDEPVSALDVLVQAQILDLLAELQRELGLSYLFISHDLAVVRLISDHVCVMQNGRIVEQAPSEQLFESPQHPYTKALLASIPGAALGAA, from the coding sequence ATGACCACGCCGTCGACACCCCTGCTCCAGGTCCGCGACCTCACCATCGGCTTCCGCACCCCGGGCGGCATCGTCGAGGCGGTCACGGGCGTCGACCTCGACGTCGCCGCCGGCGAGACGGTCGCGATCGTCGGCGAGTCCGGCTCGGGCAAGTCGACCACCGCGATGGCCGTCATCGGGCTGCTCGCCGGCAACGGCGACGTGCAGCGCGGCAGCATCCGCTTCGACGGCACCGAGCTCGTCGGGCTCGCCGAATCGCGCATGCAGAAGGTGCGCGGGGCCTCCATCGGCCTCGTCCCGCAGGACCCGATGTCGAACCTCAACCCCGTCTCGAAGGTCGGCACGCAGGTCGCCGAGACCCTGCGCGCGCACGACATGGTCGGCCGCGACGGCCTCGACGCCGCCGTGCACGCGGCCCTCGCCGCCGCCGGCCTGCCCGACCCGGCCGCGACGGCCAAGCAGTACCCGCACGAGCTCTCCGGCGGCATGCGCCAGCGGGCCCTCATCGCCATCGGCCTCGCCTGCCGGCCCCGGCTGCTCATCGCAGACGAGCCGACGAGCGCCCTCGACGTCACCGTGCAGCGCACCATCCTCGACCAGATCGAGCGCATGACCGACGAGTTCGGCACGAGCGTGCTGCTCATCACCCACGACCTCGGCCTCGCCGCCGAGCGGGCCGCCCGCGTCGTCGTCATGAGCAAGGGCCGCGTCGTGGAGACCGGCTCGGCCGAGCAGATCCTCTCGCAGCCCGAGCACGAGTACACCCGCCGGCTCGTCGCCGCCGCCCCGAGCGTCGCGATCGCGCGGGCGGCACCGGCGCGGCCGCTCGCGGCCGCGGCCCCCGTCGAGGGCGCGACGGGCGGGGCGCCCGAGCCCGCTCCGGCCGTCGAGGACAACATCGTCGAGATCCGCGAGCTGACGAAGGTCTACCGCCGCCGCGGGCGCCGGGACGACTTCGTCGCCGTCGACGGCGTGAGCCTGAGCATCCCGCGCGGCAGCACCGTCGCGATCGTCGGCGAGTCCGGCTCGGGCAAGACGACGACGGCGCGGATGCTGCTGCGGGCGATCGAGCCGACGAGCGGCAGCATCCGCTTCGACGGGGAGGACGTCTCGGCGATGGACGCCGCGGCGCTGCGGCGGTTCCGCGAGAACGTGCAGCCGGTCTTCCAGGACCCGTACTCCTCGCTCAACCCCTCCTTCACCGTGCAGCGCATCATCGAGGAGCCCCTCGCGGTCTACGATCGCGGCTCGGGCCGCGAGCGCCGGGCCCGCGTGCACGAGCTGCTCGAGCAGGTCTCGCTGCCGACGAGCACCGCGGCGCGCTACCCCTCGCAGCTGAGCGGCGGGCAGCGGCAGCGCGTCGCGATCGCCCGGGCGCTCGCGCTCAAGCCCCGGCTCATCGTCTGCGACGAGCCCGTCTCGGCGCTCGACGTGCTCGTGCAGGCGCAGATCCTCGACCTGCTCGCCGAGCTGCAGCGCGAACTGGGGCTCAGCTACCTCTTCATCAGCCACGACCTCGCCGTCGTGCGCCTCATCAGCGACCACGTCTGCGTCATGCAGAACGGCCGCATCGTCGAGCAGGCGCCGAGCGAGCAGCTCTTCGAGAGCCCTCAGCACCCCTACACGAAGGCGCTGCTCGCCTCCATCCCGGGCGCCGCGCTCGGCGCGGCCTAG
- a CDS encoding ABC transporter permease, producing MGDAPRPTGRATDDLAGSSLWRDAWRRLRRNPQAIAGALVVLVFVLIAALAPLLAPYPGEALPGQREVTPTFLPGIGENPAFPLGIDRFGGDVLSKLIWGAQASLLIGLISTALGLAGGMLIGWVAGTFGGWIDNVIMRFVDILLSVPNLLLAVSIAAILGQNPAAIMIAIGVSQVPIFARLLRSSMIAQQNKEYVLAARTLGLSKSAVSLSHILPNSLGPVIVQGTLSLATAVIEAAALSFLGLGGGRPETAEWGRMLTYAQNELAIAPHLAFLPGLCIAITALGFTLLGESLREALDPTAGTRR from the coding sequence ATGGGCGACGCCCCCCGCCCGACCGGGCGCGCGACCGACGACCTCGCCGGCTCGAGCCTCTGGCGCGACGCCTGGCGCCGGCTGCGCCGCAACCCGCAGGCAATCGCGGGCGCGCTCGTCGTGCTCGTCTTCGTGCTCATCGCCGCGCTCGCGCCGCTCCTCGCCCCCTACCCGGGCGAGGCGCTGCCCGGGCAGCGCGAGGTCACGCCGACCTTCCTGCCCGGCATCGGCGAGAACCCCGCGTTCCCGCTCGGCATCGACCGCTTCGGCGGCGACGTGCTCAGCAAGCTCATCTGGGGCGCGCAGGCCTCGCTGCTGATCGGCCTCATCTCGACGGCCCTCGGTCTCGCGGGCGGCATGCTCATCGGCTGGGTGGCCGGCACCTTCGGCGGCTGGATCGACAACGTCATCATGCGCTTCGTCGACATCCTGCTCTCGGTGCCGAACCTGCTCCTCGCGGTCAGCATCGCGGCCATCCTCGGGCAGAACCCCGCGGCCATCATGATCGCGATCGGCGTCTCCCAGGTGCCGATCTTCGCGCGCCTGCTGCGCTCGTCGATGATCGCCCAGCAGAACAAGGAGTACGTGCTCGCCGCCCGCACCCTCGGCCTCAGCAAGAGCGCCGTGAGCCTGTCGCACATCCTGCCCAACAGCCTCGGGCCGGTCATCGTGCAGGGCACGCTGAGCCTCGCCACCGCGGTCATCGAGGCGGCCGCCCTGTCGTTCCTCGGGCTCGGCGGCGGGCGCCCCGAGACGGCCGAGTGGGGCCGCATGCTCACCTACGCGCAGAACGAGCTGGCGATCGCCCCGCACCTGGCCTTCCTGCCCGGCCTCTGCATCGCCATCACGGCGCTCGGCTTCACGCTGCTCGGGGAGTCGCTGCGCGAGGCGCTCGACCCCACCGCCGGCACGCGGCGCTGA